ATTTTATCATAATTTGACATAACTTCAATATCTTCTTCACTATTTATTATTACAGCATTATTATAGCACCAGCCATTTATGCCTATGACTTCAGGATGATTGGGATCTCCAATGATAACGATTTGATAGTTTTTTTCACTGTACTCTTGTACTTTACTCTGTATCTTTCTAACAAATGGGCAAGTACAATCTATAATATCTAGTTGTTTATCCTTAGCTGTATCATAAACTGATAATGGAACGCCATGAGATCTGATAATCACTCGTCCTTCATTTGCATCTAGGATGTTTTCTATAACCTGCAGTCCTTTATTTTCAAGAAGTTTTATTACTTGATTATTGTGAATAAGAGGTCCTAAAGAATAAGTGTTTTCATTATTCTCTTTCAAAATTTTTTGTGTAGAATCAATTGCTTTTTTAACTCCAAAGCAAAATCCAGAATTTTCCGCAATAATAATTTTCAAAATGTTTCCTCCTAATTTATTACAGAATTTTTAAGACTATAAATTTTGCTCATAACTTCTTTACTTAAATCGTAATAATTATTCATATTTAACTTCTTTTCAAAATATTCATCTAAAGCTATTGGTTCCCCAATGATTACTTTGGTTTGCTTAAATGGCTTGTACCTAGTATCTATATAAATAGGAATAATTGGTGCCTTTCCTTTGATGCTAATCATGGTAACTCCGGGTTTAGCATTGTCAATATTCTCTTTATCAACTCTAGTCCCTTCAGGAAATATACCAAGAGCATTTTCGTTTTTTAATATTCTTAAAGAGTTTTTAACTGCAGCTAAATCAGCACCTTCTCTGTCTACTGGAAATGCTCCTAATTTTTCAAGAAGTTTCCTTAAGATTTTATTCTCAAATAATTCTTTTTTTGCCATGAAATATATTCTTCTAGGTACAGAAATAGCAACAGTAATAGGATCTAATAAGCTTACATGATTAGAGCAAATTATTACTTTACCTTTAAGTGGTATATTTTCAGCTCCAATTACTTTTACTCTAAATAAAAACTTAAAAACTACATTAAGTATTCCCTTAGCAATACTATATAATGACATTATTTGCCCTCCTGTCAATTATCTTTAGCATTTCTGATATTACCTCATCAATAGTTTTATTTGTTGTATCCACTTCAACTGCATCTTTACATTTTATTAAAGGTGCAATTTTTCTAGTGCTATCTGCTCTATCTCTCTCTTCTATTTCTTTGATTATCTCGTTTAAATTAACATTGTAGCCTTTTTGTATTAGTTCTTTATATCTTCTTTTACCTCTTTCTTCAATAGATGCGGTAATGTAGAATTTAAACTCCGCTTCTGGTAAAACTACACTACCAATATCTCTTCCATCCATTATAATACTTCTGTCTTTAGATATATTTCTTTGAATTTCAACAAGCTTTTCTCTTACTTGGAAAATTTTAGCTACATCAGAGGCACCTGCACTAATCTCATTTTTTCTGATTTCTTCATCTACAATTTGTCCATCTAAGAAAATATGATTGTCTTTAAAATCTATGATGGTAGAATTTAAGACTTTATTTAAGCTAGATATATCGTTAATATTTATATTGCATTTAAGAATCTTTAAAGCAAAAGCTCTATACATGGCTCCAGTATCTATATAATCAATGTCCAATATTTCAGATAGTTTTTTTGCTATTGTGCTTTTACCTGAACCAGCAGGTCCGTCTATTGCAATTGCAAAGTTCCTCATTTTATCCTCCTCTAACAAACATAACCACCTTATAAGTGGCTTAATGCCTAATTTCCATGTCTACTTTATAATTATATATTAAAAATTACCACTACTCAAGGGCATTTATTTGTTTATTTAATATTGTATAAATGAATCAAAGTATTGATATAATAAAATTATGGTTTTATTTTGACCCAAGAAATCAAATCAATGCTATTTTTAGTTATTATTTTCTCCTCAAGCTTAGGAAATTGAACATTTTTACTTATGCCTACAATCTTTATCTCCACCTCTTTATCATACATAGAGCTATCAACTTCTATTATATCTCCATCGTATACCTTTAGCTGCACTTCGTTATTCTTAGAAAATTTATATTTATCTTTTCCATTTATAATAATTTTTAGCTTTTCAAAATCATTAGTTTCTTTTTTTACAACAACATACCCTGCTTCTTTAATATTCATACTGCTGCCTTCATCTTCTTCATATGTATTAATAAATGTTGTTATATCTGTGCTTTCCATAAAGCCTAACTGCACTATAAATATAAATACACCTAAAACACATAATCCTAATATTATTGATTCAATCTTGTCAAGAATACTTTTCATATTCTTCATTTTGCATCCTCCTAATAAAAATTTCTATTAAGATAAATTATGCAAAGAAAAAATAAAAAATGTACTTTAGCAGCACATTTTTATAAAATCCATTGTTATTGACAATTCTTACCTGCAAGGTATCCCGTAGAATATGCTATTTGCAGATTAAAACCTCCTGTTAACGCATCTACATCAATAACTTCTCCTGCGAAAAACAAACCTTTCACAACCTTAGATTCCATAGTAGATGGATCTATTTCTAGCGTGGAAACACCCCCAGAGGTAACTATTGCTTCATTAATAGGTCTAAATTTTAAAAAACTCATTTCTAAATTTTTGAGTACATTTACTATTTGCTTTCTTTCTTCACGGGTTATTTGATTTACGAATTTATTTTCGTCAATATTAGAAAGCTGGACTATAATCGGTATTAGTCTTTTAGGCAATAAATCGTCTAAAGAATTTTTATACTGTTTTCTTGAATACTTTTCAAAATCTCTTAAAATTCTGGACTCCAGCTTTTCATCAGAAAGTCCAGGTTTTAAATCTATGACAATTTTTATGTTTTTACCATTATATCTATTTATATAATTACTCATGGTTAATACAACAGGGCCTGATATGCCATAATGAGTAAAAATAAGTTCACCAAAATCCTCAAAAATTTTTTTCTTATCGGCATATGCAGAAATTTTAACATTTTTTAATGCAAGACCTTGTAAAATCTTTACCCATTCTTCATTAATTTCACATGGAACTAAAGCAGGTTTTAGATCTATAATAGTATGTCCAAAACATTTTGCAAAGGTATATCCATCTCCCGTAGAGCCAGTTTGCTCATAGGATTTTCCGCCTGTTGCTATTATAACCTTATCAAACCTTTGTTTTGTACCATCAGAAAATCCTAATTCAAAATAATCAGTATCCACTTTTTTTATGTATTTAACTTCTTTATTTAAAGCAACTTCTACTTTATTATCTATTAAATATTTTTCTAAAGCTTTTATTACATCACTGGATTTATCACTGATAGGAAACACTCTATTTCCACGTTCAATTTTTGTAGAAACACCATACTTATTCATTATTTTTATAATATCAGTATTAGTAAAAGTGTAGAACGCACTATATAAAAAAGTTTTATTAACAACTACATTTTGAATTAACTCTTCAATTTCACAAGCATTAGTTATATTACATCTGCCCTTTCCAGTTATAAAAAGTTTCTTTCCTAATTTGTTGTTTTTTTCAAACAGTGTAACTTTTTTTCCTAAAGAACCAGCAGTTGCAGCAGCTATTATGCCAGCAGGCCCTCCTCCTATTACAGCCACATGATTGTTCAAGATTTAAACCTCCCTAAAATGACTTGTGTCATTTAATAATTTTAAAACAGGAGAATAATCCCTATATTCTATAATACTCAAGCCTGTATTGCTTATAGAAAGTTTATTATACATAGATATATCTATGCCCAATATTCCAAGGATTAGTGCTTTAATTGAAGCACCGTGTGAAACTATTAAAATATTTTTATTGCTATTTTTTTTAATAAGATTATTAACAATTCCTAAGAGCCTTTCTTGTAAATCAATTAAGCTTTCTGCATTAGGTAATAT
This sequence is a window from Proteiniborus ethanoligenes. Protein-coding genes within it:
- a CDS encoding lysophospholipid acyltransferase family protein, whose protein sequence is MSLYSIAKGILNVVFKFLFRVKVIGAENIPLKGKVIICSNHVSLLDPITVAISVPRRIYFMAKKELFENKILRKLLEKLGAFPVDREGADLAAVKNSLRILKNENALGIFPEGTRVDKENIDNAKPGVTMISIKGKAPIIPIYIDTRYKPFKQTKVIIGEPIALDEYFEKKLNMNNYYDLSKEVMSKIYSLKNSVIN
- a CDS encoding NAD(P)/FAD-dependent oxidoreductase encodes the protein MNNHVAVIGGGPAGIIAAATAGSLGKKVTLFEKNNKLGKKLFITGKGRCNITNACEIEELIQNVVVNKTFLYSAFYTFTNTDIIKIMNKYGVSTKIERGNRVFPISDKSSDVIKALEKYLIDNKVEVALNKEVKYIKKVDTDYFELGFSDGTKQRFDKVIIATGGKSYEQTGSTGDGYTFAKCFGHTIIDLKPALVPCEINEEWVKILQGLALKNVKISAYADKKKIFEDFGELIFTHYGISGPVVLTMSNYINRYNGKNIKIVIDLKPGLSDEKLESRILRDFEKYSRKQYKNSLDDLLPKRLIPIIVQLSNIDENKFVNQITREERKQIVNVLKNLEMSFLKFRPINEAIVTSGGVSTLEIDPSTMESKVVKGLFFAGEVIDVDALTGGFNLQIAYSTGYLAGKNCQ
- the cmk gene encoding (d)CMP kinase — its product is MRNFAIAIDGPAGSGKSTIAKKLSEILDIDYIDTGAMYRAFALKILKCNININDISSLNKVLNSTIIDFKDNHIFLDGQIVDEEIRKNEISAGASDVAKIFQVREKLVEIQRNISKDRSIIMDGRDIGSVVLPEAEFKFYITASIEERGKRRYKELIQKGYNVNLNEIIKEIEERDRADSTRKIAPLIKCKDAVEVDTTNKTIDEVISEMLKIIDRRANNVII